AGGTGTCGATGGCCTGCGCAAGCGAAACGTCCGGCACGCCGATGCCAGCGGCGAGCCGCCCGGCCTGCGCGTCGGAAATGCCATCGAGCGGGTCGATGAACACCTTGATGATCTTCTCCGGCGTCTTGGCCGCGACTTCCTCGATGTCCATACCACCCTCGCTGGAGGCCATTAGCGCGACCTTTTGCGTCGCGCGGTCGGTGAGACAGGCGACGTAGTATTCCTGCCTGATGTCCGAGCCTTCCTCGACCAGGAGGCGCTTGACGATGCGGCCTTCCGGGCCGGTCTGGTGGGTGATCAGACGCATGCCGAGGATGCTCGCCGCATGTCGCCGCACCTCGTCGATGGATTTGGCAAGCTTGACGCCGCCGCCCTTGCCGCGACCGCCGGCGTGGATCTGGGCTTTGACCACCCAGAGATTGCCGCCCAGTGCTTCGGCCGCGCGGACGGCCTCATCGACCGAAAAACATGGAAAACCGCGCGGGGTGGCGACCCCGAACTTGCGCAGGATTTCCTTGCCCTGATATTCGTGGATTTTCATGAAAAATCATCCTCGGAGAGTTGAGATGGCGCGTGCTGCAAAGCACAAATAATAGCATTTGATTCATCACTTGAATTTTCTTATCGAGAAGCCGGCCCCCGCCTGGATTCCGAAAATTCTAGCGCCGCCTGCCATGATAAAGTTTCATAGTTTGCCGCCCAAAGCGGGCGGGCACACAGGGAGAAAGATGATGAAAGCATTCGATGCCATCGAAACCGCCAGCCGCGACGAGATCTTCGCCTTGCAGACCGAGCGGCTGCGCTGGACACTACACCACGCCTACGACAACGTGGCCCACATCCGCGCCAAGTTCGACGCCGCGGGTGTGCATCCCGATGATTTCCGCGAACTTCCCGATCTGGCGAAATTCCCCTTCACCACCAAGCAGGATTTGCGCGCCACCTATCCCTTCGGCATGTTCGCGGTGCCCGAAAGCAAGGTCGTGCGCATCCATGCCTCGTCAGGCACGACCGGTAAGCCAACCGTCGTCGGCTACACGCAGAAGGACATCGATACCTGGGCGCATCTGATGGCTCGCTCTATTCATGCCGCCGGCGGCCGACCCGGCGACAAGGTGCACATCTCCTACGGCTACGGGCTGTTTACCGGCGGCTTGGGCGCGCACTACGGCGCTGAAAAGCTGGGCTGCACGGTGATCCCGTTCGGCGGGGGGCAGACCGAGCGGCAGGTTCAGCTGATCCAGGATTTCAAGCCGAAGATCATCATGGTCACACCCTCCTACATGCTGGCGATCGCCGATGAGTTCGAGCGACAGGGCCTCGATCCGGCGGACTGTGCGCTGAAGATCGGCATCCACGGCGCGGAGCCGTGGACGCAACAGATGCGCGAGGAGATCGAACGCCGCTTCGCGATCGACGCGATCGACATCTACGGACTCTCCGAAGTGATGGGGCCGGGCGTGGCGCAGGAATGCATCGAAAGCAAGGACGGCCCGGTGATCTGGGAAGATCACTTCTACCCCGAGATCATCGACCCGAATACCGGCGAAGTGTTGCCCGACGGCGAGCAGGGCGAGCTGGTGTTTACCTCGCTGACCAAGGAAGCGCTGCCGATCATCCGCTACCGCACGCGCGATCTCACCCGTCTGTTGCCGCCGACGGCCAGGAGCTTCCGGCGCATCGCCAAGATCACCGGCCGCTCGGACGACATGCTGATCATCCGCGGCGTCAATGTCTTCCCCAGCCAGATCGAAGAGCTGATCCTCAAGCAGCCCAAGCTCTCGCCGCATTACCAACTCGAAGTGAGCCGCGAAGGCCATCTCGACGCCCTGACGGTGAATGTCGAGATCAAGCCCGAATTCGCCACGCTGACCGCGCCCGAGAAGGAATTCATCGCCCACGACCTGCAGCACCACATCAAGTCCTACGTCGGCATCTCGACCAAGGTCGAGATCAAGGCGGTGGGCGCGATCGAGCGCTCGATTGGCAAGGCCAAACGCGTCATCGACACGCGGCCGAAATGATGCTTGCCGAACCCTCCGATATGAATTACACTTTTGGCATCAGGGTAATTCACATGTTACTTCATGCGTAGCACACTGACACAACGCGGCCAAACGGTCGTGCCGGCGAGGATCCGCAAGCATTTCAACCTCTCCCCCGCCGATAGGCTGGAGTGGATCATCGAGGGCGATTGCTTGCGCGTGTGCCCGGTGCGCGCCGATCCGATCGCCGCTTTCCGCGGGCAAGGCAAAGGGGGAGCGACGGCCCGCCTGCTCGCGGAGCGTCGCGCCGATAGTCAGCACGAATGAAACGCTGGCTGTTCGATACTTCCGCCTTGCTCACCCTGCGCGACGACGAAGCAGGCGCTGACGTGGTCGCCGATCTGCTTACCCAGGCCGGCGCCGGCAAGGCCCGTTGCATGGGCTGTTTCATCACGCTGATGGAAGTGTTCTATCGCGTCTGGAAAGACGAAGGCGAGGCTGCTGGCCGTCTGGCGCATGCCCAGTGCCTTGCACTGCCCATCGAGTGGTTGCACGAAACACCCGAGCTGCTCGAAGCGTCGGCACGCTTCAAAGCCACACGGAAGCTTTCGCTCGCCGATGCCTGGATCGCTGCGGCTGCCGAACTCAAGGGGGCAACCCTCGTGCATAAGGATCCTGAATTTGCCGCCCTTTCCCTGCCGCAACTGAAATTACCTTACAAAACCTGTCCATGATGCCACAGGACATCACCCGCGCCAGCCGCGACGAGATCGCGGCTTTGCAGCTCGAGCGCTTACAGGCCACCGTGAGACGGGTCTATGGGCGCGTACCCCACTACAAGGCGAAGTTCGATGCCGCCGGCGTGCATCCGGACGATCTGAAAACGCTCGACGATCTAGAGAAATTTCCTTTCACGACCAAGGAAGACCTGCGCCAGACCTATCCTTTCGGCATGTTCGCCGAGCCGCTGGAGAACATCGTTCGTCTGCACGCCTCTTCCGGCACCACCGGCAAGCCCACCGTCGTCGCCTATACCCAGAAGGACATCGACACCTGGGCCGACATCATGGCGCGCTCGATTCGAGCGGCCGGCGGCACGAAGCGCGACATCATCCACATCACCCACGGCTATGGGCTGTTCACCGGCGGTCTGGGAGTGCATTACGGCGCCGAACGGCTCGGCTGCACCGTCGTGCCCATCTCGGGCGGGCAGACCGAACGGCAGGTGCAATTGATCCGCGACTTCGGCGCGACGATGATCGTCGGCACGCCGTCCTACGTGCTCAACATCGTCGATGAATTCGAGCGTCAGGGCCTCGATCCGCGCGCATCGTCCTTGCAGCGCGGCATCTTCGGCGCCGAGCCGTGGGGCGAAGAAATGCGCAAGGAGCTGGAGTCGCGCCTTGGCATCGTCGCGATGGACCTGTATGGCCTGTCCGAACTGATCGGCCCGGGCGTCGCTGCCGAATGCATCGAATCGCGCGACGGGCCGACGATCTGGGAAGACCACTTCTACCCGGAGATCATCGACCCGGAAACTGGCCGGGTGCTGCCCGACGGCGAGCCTGGCGAGCTGGTCTTCACTTCGCTCACCAAGGAAGCGCTGCCGGTGGTGCGTTACCGCACGCGGGATCTGACGCGCCTGATGCCGCCGACGGCCAGGAGCTTCCGCCGCATCGGCAAGATCACCGGCCGCTCAGATGACATGCTGATCATCCGCGGCGTGAATGTCTTCCCCAGCCAGATCGAGGAATTGATCCTCAAGACGCCGGGGCTTGCGCCGCATTATCAGCTCGTGGTCTCGCGGCAAGGGCATCTCGACGACCTCACCGTGCGCGTCGAGCCGAAGCCGGAGCTGGCCGACGACGCTTTCCAGCGTGAAACCGTGGCGGGCGAATTGCGCCACCGCATCAAGGCGATGATCGGCATCAACACGAAGATCGAGGTCCTCGACGTCGGCGCTGTAGCCCGTTCCGAAGGAAAGGCGAAGCGCATCGTCGATCTGAGGAAGGGATGAACCCACATCACTGGCCCTGGACTTTCGTTTTCTTCACCCTCCTCGGCGTCCTGTGCGCCCTGGCTGGCATTGCCGTCTTCGCCGGCTGGCTCGAAGATGTCCATCCTCTGCTCGCCGACGAGATGGCCGGCTGGGGATTGATCGTTTCGGCGATCGCCTGTGTGCTCACCGGTGCCTTTCCGCTGGTGTTGCGGCGGCTTGCCGAACGCGAAGGCGCGTAAAACCGCCGTTTGACGGCACAATGTCCCTGTAATCATGCTTTCGCCATGGTTGCGGATGGGCACAATCGCGTCATCCGCAATTTCCGCGAGCGACCGCAATCTTGAGCCGACCTGCGCGCCACCTGCGTAAGAAAATTCTCGCCGGCTTTCTCTTCGTCTGGCCGTGCTGGGTTTTCGCCCAACCGCCTGCCGCCCCGTCAGCACCGGCGGACGCCGTGCGCACCATCTCCGATGAGGCGTTCCAGCGCTGGATCAAGGAGGACACCCAGGTCGTCCAGGGCATTCTGACGGGTCTGACGCACATCGACGCCCTGCTCGCCGACATCGAGCGCATGGTCCGGCATTTGCCCGATCTCGGCGCAATGCCGAAACCTGCGCCGGCACCTCCACCTGTCGTGGTCGAGAAAACCGTCGTCAAGGAAGTAGAAGTGCCCGGGCCTCTCGGCGGTTGGATGCCGACACTTTCCGGTGCCGCCCTGCTTGCGCTGCTGGCATTCTGGTTGGGCAGGAAGCAGGCCGCGAAGTCAGCGCCGACGATGGCAAAGGCAAAGATTGCCGAGCCAGCTGCAGCATCAGCAGTGGCAAAGAGGGGCATGCCACCCGCCCCGCCGCCTGCCATCCCTCAGGAATCCCCGGCCCAGCGCGCGGCAAGCACTCCGACTCCGACGCCATCCGCGCCAGCAGCACCTGCACCGACCCTGGTCCAGCCGGTGCCGACGTCGGTCGAGCCCGTGCCGTCCTCGATCGAGGCAACGCCCGCCGAAGAAACGGATCAGGCCATCGAGCTCGCCGAGGTCATGCTTTCGATGGGCCTGGGCCATGGCGCGGTGCAGACGCTGACCGAGCAGATCCGCAACGAACCGAAACAGGCGCTGCGGCACTGGCTGAAGCTGCTCGAAATCTATCGCAGGAATGGCCAGCAGGCGGAATTCGAGCGCTCGGCGGAGGAATTGCGCCTGCATTTCAACGTCCGTCCCGAGGACTGGCATCCGCAGGGCATTCAGCAGACGCTGGAAAATTTCCCGCACATCGCCAAGCGGCTCACCGAGCTGTGGGGCACAGCCGACTGCCTCGTCTATATGCAGAATCTGCTCGCCGACAACCGGGGCGGCGCACGCTCGGGCTTTCCGCAGCCGGTCGCCGAAGAGCTATTGATGTTGATCGCCGTGATGCGCGCGGCTTATTTCGGCTAGACCGGATTGTCGATCTCGACGAACTCGCACTCGAGGCCGAAACGCTCGGCCAGATGACGGCCCAACGCCATCACGCCATAACGCTCCGTCGCATGATGGCCGGCCGCGAGGTAAGCAACACCACTTTCGCGCGCCAGATGCACGCTGTGTTCGGAAATCTCGCCTGACAGAAAAAGATCGGCACCGGCGGCAATGGCCGCTTCGAACCAATCCTGGGCACCGCCACTGCACCAGGCGACGGTGCGCACCTCTTGCGCCGCCTCACCGATCATGAGCGGCGCACGCCCCAGCGCACGCGCCACTTGCGCGGCGAGGTCCGCGGCGAAACTCGGCGCTGGCAGCACGGCACGACAGCCCAGCTCCTGCGCGCCGAAATGCCCGTCGATCGTCCAACCGAAGCGCAAGGCGAGCTGGGCGTTGTTGCCGACCTCGGGATGGGCATCGAGCGGCAGGTGATAGGCAATCAGATTGATGTCGTGCGCGAGCAGGCGCTTTAGGCGCTCTTTGCGAAAGCCGGTGATGCGGCCGTCCTCGCCCTTCCAGAACCAGCCGTGATGCACGAGCAGCGCATCGGCGCCGCGTTCGATCGCCGCCTCGATCAGCGCCAGGTTCGCGGTGACGCCGCAGACGACGCGCCGGATCTCCTCACGTCCTTCCACTTGCAAGCCGTTTGGGCAATAATCGCGAAAGCGCTCCACCGCCAGCATGCCATTCAGATAATCCGTCAATTCCTCGCGTCGCATAGCGATCACCTCCATGTTCATCAAACGATTGTGGCTCATTTTCGCCCAGACCGTGACGATCAGCGTCGCGGCGCTGTTCGTCGTGCAAACCCTGAAGCCGGAATGGCTAAGCTTTCGGCCCGGTATCGGCCGACCGCAGGTGGTCGCGATCCAGCAAGCGAGGGAAGAGGATGCGAAGCGCGTGACCACCAGCTTTGCCGAGGCAGCACGTGCTGCGTTGCCTACGGTCGTGCATATTTTTACCAGCCAGGAGGTTCGCCAGCCGCCGTTTTCCGACGATCCGCTGTTTCGCCGCTTCTTCGGCGACCGCTTCGGCGGCGAGCCGCAGCGCCAGTCGGGGCTGGGCAGTGGCGTCGTCGTATCGGCAGACGGCTTCGTGCTGACCAACAACCATGTCGTCGAATCCGCCGATGCAATCGAGGTTGCGCTACTGGATGGCCGCAAATTCGAAGCGCGGCTGGTCGGCGCCGATCCGGAATCGGATCTCGCGGTGCTGAAGATCTCCAGCGACAAACCGCTGACGCCGATCACCTTCGCCCCGCCGAATACGCTGCACGTCGGCGACGTGGTGCTGGCGATCGGCAACCCGTTCGGTGTCGGTCAGACCGTCACCCACGGCATCGTTTCGGCGCTCGGCCGCACGCATCTGGGCATCAACACCTTCGAGGATTTCATCCAGACCGATGCGGCGATCAACCCCGGCAACTCGGGCGGCGCGCTGGTCGATAGCAATGGCCGGCTGGTGGGCATCAATACCGCGATCTTCTCGCAAAGCGGCGGCTCGATGGGTATCGGTTTCGCGATTCCGGTCTCGCTGGCGAAAAACGTCATGGAACAGATCGTCAAGACCGGGACGGTGACGCGCGGCTGGATCGGCGTCGAAGTGCAGGACATGACTCCGGAACTGGCCGAATCTTTTGGCGTGAAGGGTGAGGAAGGTGCGCTGATCGCCGGCGTGATGCGCAATGGCCCGGCCGACAAGGCAGGCGTACGCCCCGGCGACATCTTGCTCTCGGTTGCCGGCAAGCCGGTCAAGGATGCGCAGGTGATGCTGGAGCTGATTGCCGCCCTGCCACCGGGAGAAAAGGCGAAATTCGGCCTGCTGCGCGAGGGCAAGCCGATCGAGGTGGAAATCGCGATCGGCAAGCGCCCCCAACCGCCGCGACAATGATCAATCCGGTCTGCTCCGATTAGCGGCGGATTCCGCCTCCGCCTTGTCGAGCTCGGCATCCATCGCCGCCTCGTCGAGGGGCCGCAAAGCCTGGCCCTCAGCCGGTTTCTCCTCGTTCTCCGGCTTGCCGATGATACGCGCGAAGACGATACCAAGCTCATAGAGCAGCCACATCGGCACGGCGAGCATGAACTGCGAGAGCACGTCCGGCGGGGTGAAGATCGCGCCGACGACGAAGCAGCCGACGATCACATACGGCCGGATCTCCTTCAGTTTGTCGATGCTCACCAACCCGACGCGCACCAGCACGATGACCACCACCGGCACCTCGAAGGTCACGCCGAAAGCGAGGAAAGTCGTCAGCACGAACGACAGATACTTGTCGATGTCGGTCATCACCGCGACGCCTTCCGGCGCGAACTTGTTGATGAAGCCGAACACGGTCGGAAAAACGATGAAATAGGCGAAGCTCATGCCGATGAAAAACAGCACGACGCTGGCGAGCAGCAACGGCAGCGCAAGCTTCTTCTCGTGTTGGTAGAGCCCTGGCGCGACGAAGGCCCAGGCCTGGTAGAGCACATAGGGCAGTGCGATCAGGAAGGCGACCATCAGGGTCACCTTCATCGGCACGAAGAAGGCACCGGCGACGTCGGTAGCGATCATGTGGCCACCTTCCGGCAGTGCGGCGAGCATCGGCGCGGCCAGCAGCGTGTAGATGTCACGCGCCCAATTGACGAGGGCGAGAAAGACGATACCCACCGCGATCAGCGCGCGGATCAGCCGGTCGCGCAGTTCGACCAGGTGAGAGATGAAGGTTTCCTGGCTGTCTTCCATCAGGCGGCCGGGGGCGTTCTCGGCGTATCGCTCGCTGTCGTCGGGACGGACGATTCGGCGGGCAAGGGCGGTGTGAAGGGTTTCGCGGCCTCGACCGAGGCATCGACCGCGTTCTTGGCGGCCGAATCGAGGATCGACTGATTGAGCTCGGTTTCGACCGTTTTCAGCTGCTCATTGACCTGCCGTTCGAGTGAACGCGCCTGCTCCGCCACCTGGGCCTGCAGCCGCTTCAGGTCTTCGATCTGCATCTCACGGCTGATGTCGTTTTTCACATCGCTGACATAGCGCTGCAGGCGGCCCAGCAGATGGCCGACGGTGCGGGCCACACGGGGCAGACGCTCCGGCCCGATGACGATCAGCCCCACCAGGGCGATCACCATCAGCTCGGAAAAACCGATATCGAACACGGCGTCGGTTTGGAAAAGCCGAAAATCGGCGCTGGCGAGACGGCAGGCGTGGCGCCGTTAGGACTTGCTCTGTTCCTTGTGCGCCTCGCCCTCGATCGTGGTGCCGGCCTGCTCGATCGGTTTCGGCGCTTCAGAGGTGCCTTCTTTCATGCCTTCCTTGAAGCCCTTGACCGCACCGCCCAGATCCTGGCCGATGTTGCGCAGTTTCTTGGTGCCGAAAACCAGCATCACGATGACCAGAACGATCAACCAGTGCCAAATACTCCAGGTTCCCATGATTCTCTCCTTCGATTCATTTGCGCGGCAGCATCGGGCCCAGAGGTTCGGGGCCCCCGACGACATGGACGTGGAGATGATACACCTCCTGCCGACCAATCCTGCCGGTGTTCACGAGGGTGCGGAAGCCATCCGTCAACCCCTGGCTTCTCGCCAGGTCTCCGAGCTTGGCGAACAGCTTGCCCAAAAGCGGCGCATCGTCCATCGTGGCCTCGGCGAGCGAGGCGATGTGTCGTTTCGGGATCACCATGAAATGCACCGGCGCCTGTGGGTGGATGTCGTGGAAGGCAAGGATGTCTTCGTCCTCATAGACTTTCTTGCAGGGAATTTCGCCCCGCACGATCTTACAGAAGATGCAGTCGTTGCTCATTTCATTTCTCCCGGCTAGCTTTCTCGTCGATCCCGGAAATGCCCTCGCGGCGGCGGAATTCGGCCATCACGTCATCGACCGAGAGGCCGAAGTGAGTCAGAAGCACCAGGCTGTGGAACCACAGGTCACAAGCCTCGCGCACCAGGTGCAGCCGGTCACCGTCCTTGGCCGCCATGATGGTTTCGGCGGCTTCTTCGGCGACTTTCTTACAGATCGCGTCAGTGCCCTTGGCATAGAGGCTGGCGACGTAGGAACCATCGGGTGCCGCGTTTTTGCGCGCTTCCAGGGTTTGCTGCACGCGATGGATGACTTCGAGATCGATCACTGGTAAATCTCCTTGGGGTCTTTCAGCACCGGCTCGACCGGCGTCCAGCAGCCCTCTTCGAGCCGTTGGAAGAAGCAGCTCTTGCGCCCGGTGTGGCAAGCAATGCCGCCCATCTGCTCGACTTTCAAGAGCACCACGTCGTTGTCGCAATCGGTGCGAATCTCGACCACTCTCTGGAAGTGGCCGGATTCCTCACCCTTGTGCCAGAGCTTGCGGCGCGAGCGCGACCAATAGATGGCCTCACCCGTCGCGGCGGTCTTTTCCAGCGCCTCGCGGTTCATCCAGGCAAACATCAGCACCTCGCCGCTTTCGGCGTCCTGAGCGATCACCGGCACGAGGCCCTGATCGTCCCACTCGATTTCATTCAACCACTTGCAGGTCACCGTCTCACCTCGCTGTGCGGCCTACAGCCGCATCTCCATATTACGGCCTACAGCCGCACCTCTATTCCTTGGGCGCGCATGAATTCCTTGGCCTGCCGTACCGTGTATTCGCCGTAGTGGAAGATGCTGGCGGCGAGCACGGCATCGGCCCGGCCGATGGTCACGCCGTCGGCCAGATGTTGCAGGTTGCCGACGCCGCCGCTGGCGATGATCGGGACCGGCACCGCATCGGCCACTGCGCGGGTCAATTCCAGATCGAAACCGTTCTTCGTGCCGTCGCGGTCCATGCTGGTGAGCAGAATCTCGCCCGCACCCAGGGCCGCCACCTGCCTGGCCCATTCGATCGCGTCCAGATGCGTGTTGTTGCGCCCGCCATGCGTGAACACCTCCCACTTGCCCGGCGCGGTCTCTTTGGCGTCGATGGCGACGACGATGCACTGGCTGCCAACCTTTGCGGCGGCATCGGCGACGAGCTGGGGGGTCTTCACTGCGGCGGTGTTGATACTCACCTTGTCGGCGCCGGCATTCAACAGCCGCCGCACGTCCTCGACCTTGCGCACCCCGCCACCGACGGTGAGCGGAATGAACACCTGGGAGGCTACGGCTTCGACGATATGGAGGATGATGTCGCGCTGATCGGAACTCGCGGTAATGTCGAGGAAGGTGATCTCGTCCGCTCCCTGCTCATCATAACGGCGTGCGATCTCGACCGGATCGCCGGCGTCGCGCAAACTGATGAAATTGACGCCTTTGACGACTCGACCGGCATTGACGTCGAGGCAGGGAATGATGCGTTTGGCGAGCATGGAAGGGTCGGCGCTGGAAAGACGGCAATCAGCGGTGGTTCATTGCGCGGCACACTTGTCCGCTTCGGCCTGCGCCGCGCGGAAATCGAGCTTGCCTTCGTAGATCGCGCGGCCGGTGATCGCGCCCATGATGCCCTCCTCGGCCACCGCGCACAGCGCTTCGATGTCATCGAGGCTGGAAATGCCGCCGCTGGCGATCACCGGAATCCTCAATGCCCGGGCAAGTTTGACGGTGGCGTCGATGTTCGGCCCGGTGAGCATGCCATCGCGACCGATGTCGGTGTAAATCACCGCTTCGACGCCATAGTCCTCGAATTTGCGCGCCAGATCGATCACGTCGTGACCGGTCATCTTCGACCAGCCATCGACGGCCACCTTGCCGTCCTTGGCATCCAGACCGACGATGATGTGGCCGGGAAAGGCCACGCAGGCGTCGTGCAGGAAGCCGGGATTCTTCACCGCCGCGGTGCCGATGATGATGTAGCGGATGCCGTCGTCGAGACAGCGCTCGATGGTGTCGAGATCGCGGATGCCACCGCCCAACTGCACCGGAATCTCGTCGCCGACTTCCTTCAGGATCGCCTTGATCGCCGATTCGTTTTTCGGCTTGCCGGCAAACGCGCCATTGAGATCGACGAGGTGGAGTCGACGCGCGCCTTGCTCGATCCAGTGGCGCGCCATCGCCGCCGGATCTTCGGAAAACACCGTGGCATCCTCCATGACGCCTTGTTTGAGGCGCACGCAGTGTCCGTCCTTCAGATCGATCGCGGGTATCAGCAACATGATGGAACTCGTTGGAAAATCAGGGATTCCAGGACATGAAATTTTCGAGCAGCTTCAAGCCGGCAGTCGCACTTTTTTCCGGGTGGAACTGCACGGCAAAAATGTTAGCGCGCGCGCAGGCGCTGGTAAATGTGATGCCGTAATGCGTCGCCCCAATGATCAATTCGGGGATTGCCGGCTCGACATAGTAACTGTGCACGAAATAAAAGCGCGTGCCGTCGGCAATGCCACCCCAGAGCGGATGCGGCGCCATCTGCTGCACCTCGTTCCAGCCCATGTGCGGCACCTTCAGGCGCGCGCCCGCCGCATCGAAGAGCGCCGCTTCCGGGAAACGGCGCACCTGGCCAGGGAAAATTCCCAGACCGGCGACATCCCCTTCCTCGCTGTGTTCGAACAACATCTGCAGGCCGATGCAGATGCCGAGGAAGGGCTTGCCGACAGCGGCGGCTTCCTTGACGGCGACGTCGAGCCCGCGCGCCGCAAGCTCGCGCATGCAATCGGGCATCGCGCCCTGGCCAGGCACGATGATGCGGCCGGCTGCGGCCACCAGTTTCGGATCGGCGCTGACGAGCACACGAGCCTTTGGTGCTACGTGCTCGACGGCCTTCGCCACCGAACGCAGGTTACCCATGCCGTAATCGACGATTGCGACGGTTTTCATCGGCGGGATGGCAGAAACGGACTTAGAGACTTCCCTTGGTCGAAGGCACGGCTTGGCCGGCACGCGGATCGAGCGCGATGGCCATGCGCAAGGCGCGCGCGAAGGCCTTGAAGACCGCTTCGGCCTGATGGTGCGCATTCACGCCGCGCAGACCATCG
This genomic interval from Sulfuricystis multivorans contains the following:
- a CDS encoding phosphoribosyl-ATP diphosphatase yields the protein MIDLEVIHRVQQTLEARKNAAPDGSYVASLYAKGTDAICKKVAEEAAETIMAAKDGDRLHLVREACDLWFHSLVLLTHFGLSVDDVMAEFRRREGISGIDEKASREK
- a CDS encoding Do family serine endopeptidase, which translates into the protein MKRLWLIFAQTVTISVAALFVVQTLKPEWLSFRPGIGRPQVVAIQQAREEDAKRVTTSFAEAARAALPTVVHIFTSQEVRQPPFSDDPLFRRFFGDRFGGEPQRQSGLGSGVVVSADGFVLTNNHVVESADAIEVALLDGRKFEARLVGADPESDLAVLKISSDKPLTPITFAPPNTLHVGDVVLAIGNPFGVGQTVTHGIVSALGRTHLGINTFEDFIQTDAAINPGNSGGALVDSNGRLVGINTAIFSQSGGSMGIGFAIPVSLAKNVMEQIVKTGTVTRGWIGVEVQDMTPELAESFGVKGEEGALIAGVMRNGPADKAGVRPGDILLSVAGKPVKDAQVMLELIAALPPGEKAKFGLLREGKPIEVEIAIGKRPQPPRQ
- a CDS encoding histidine triad nucleotide-binding protein, which encodes MSNDCIFCKIVRGEIPCKKVYEDEDILAFHDIHPQAPVHFMVIPKRHIASLAEATMDDAPLLGKLFAKLGDLARSQGLTDGFRTLVNTGRIGRQEVYHLHVHVVGGPEPLGPMLPRK
- the tatA gene encoding Sec-independent protein translocase subunit TatA, with the protein product MGTWSIWHWLIVLVIVMLVFGTKKLRNIGQDLGGAVKGFKEGMKEGTSEAPKPIEQAGTTIEGEAHKEQSKS
- the paaK gene encoding phenylacetate--CoA ligase PaaK, producing the protein MMPQDITRASRDEIAALQLERLQATVRRVYGRVPHYKAKFDAAGVHPDDLKTLDDLEKFPFTTKEDLRQTYPFGMFAEPLENIVRLHASSGTTGKPTVVAYTQKDIDTWADIMARSIRAAGGTKRDIIHITHGYGLFTGGLGVHYGAERLGCTVVPISGGQTERQVQLIRDFGATMIVGTPSYVLNIVDEFERQGLDPRASSLQRGIFGAEPWGEEMRKELESRLGIVAMDLYGLSELIGPGVAAECIESRDGPTIWEDHFYPEIIDPETGRVLPDGEPGELVFTSLTKEALPVVRYRTRDLTRLMPPTARSFRRIGKITGRSDDMLIIRGVNVFPSQIEELILKTPGLAPHYQLVVSRQGHLDDLTVRVEPKPELADDAFQRETVAGELRHRIKAMIGINTKIEVLDVGAVARSEGKAKRIVDLRKG
- the tatC gene encoding twin-arginine translocase subunit TatC, whose protein sequence is MEDSQETFISHLVELRDRLIRALIAVGIVFLALVNWARDIYTLLAAPMLAALPEGGHMIATDVAGAFFVPMKVTLMVAFLIALPYVLYQAWAFVAPGLYQHEKKLALPLLLASVVLFFIGMSFAYFIVFPTVFGFINKFAPEGVAVMTDIDKYLSFVLTTFLAFGVTFEVPVVVIVLVRVGLVSIDKLKEIRPYVIVGCFVVGAIFTPPDVLSQFMLAVPMWLLYELGIVFARIIGKPENEEKPAEGQALRPLDEAAMDAELDKAEAESAANRSRPD
- the paaK gene encoding phenylacetate--CoA ligase PaaK, which codes for MMKAFDAIETASRDEIFALQTERLRWTLHHAYDNVAHIRAKFDAAGVHPDDFRELPDLAKFPFTTKQDLRATYPFGMFAVPESKVVRIHASSGTTGKPTVVGYTQKDIDTWAHLMARSIHAAGGRPGDKVHISYGYGLFTGGLGAHYGAEKLGCTVIPFGGGQTERQVQLIQDFKPKIIMVTPSYMLAIADEFERQGLDPADCALKIGIHGAEPWTQQMREEIERRFAIDAIDIYGLSEVMGPGVAQECIESKDGPVIWEDHFYPEIIDPNTGEVLPDGEQGELVFTSLTKEALPIIRYRTRDLTRLLPPTARSFRRIAKITGRSDDMLIIRGVNVFPSQIEELILKQPKLSPHYQLEVSREGHLDALTVNVEIKPEFATLTAPEKEFIAHDLQHHIKSYVGISTKVEIKAVGAIERSIGKAKRVIDTRPK
- the tatB gene encoding Sec-independent protein translocase protein TatB, whose translation is MFDIGFSELMVIALVGLIVIGPERLPRVARTVGHLLGRLQRYVSDVKNDISREMQIEDLKRLQAQVAEQARSLERQVNEQLKTVETELNQSILDSAAKNAVDASVEAAKPFTPPLPAESSVPTTASDTPRTPPAA
- a CDS encoding PIN domain-containing protein codes for the protein MKRWLFDTSALLTLRDDEAGADVVADLLTQAGAGKARCMGCFITLMEVFYRVWKDEGEAAGRLAHAQCLALPIEWLHETPELLEASARFKATRKLSLADAWIAAAAELKGATLVHKDPEFAALSLPQLKLPYKTCP
- a CDS encoding Nif3-like dinuclear metal center hexameric protein — its product is MRREELTDYLNGMLAVERFRDYCPNGLQVEGREEIRRVVCGVTANLALIEAAIERGADALLVHHGWFWKGEDGRITGFRKERLKRLLAHDINLIAYHLPLDAHPEVGNNAQLALRFGWTIDGHFGAQELGCRAVLPAPSFAADLAAQVARALGRAPLMIGEAAQEVRTVAWCSGGAQDWFEAAIAAGADLFLSGEISEHSVHLARESGVAYLAAGHHATERYGVMALGRHLAERFGLECEFVEIDNPV
- a CDS encoding AbrB/MazE/SpoVT family DNA-binding domain-containing protein, coding for MRSTLTQRGQTVVPARIRKHFNLSPADRLEWIIEGDCLRVCPVRADPIAAFRGQGKGGATARLLAERRADSQHE
- a CDS encoding type IV pilus assembly protein FimV, coding for MRTISDEAFQRWIKEDTQVVQGILTGLTHIDALLADIERMVRHLPDLGAMPKPAPAPPPVVVEKTVVKEVEVPGPLGGWMPTLSGAALLALLAFWLGRKQAAKSAPTMAKAKIAEPAAASAVAKRGMPPAPPPAIPQESPAQRAASTPTPTPSAPAAPAPTLVQPVPTSVEPVPSSIEATPAEETDQAIELAEVMLSMGLGHGAVQTLTEQIRNEPKQALRHWLKLLEIYRRNGQQAEFERSAEELRLHFNVRPEDWHPQGIQQTLENFPHIAKRLTELWGTADCLVYMQNLLADNRGGARSGFPQPVAEELLMLIAVMRAAYFG